Proteins encoded within one genomic window of Cellulomonas flavigena DSM 20109:
- a CDS encoding DUF6318 family protein, producing the protein MPPRTWDRRALASTAALSVAIALAGCDGGSSPDPTTPPAVTASPTPTSTPTPTVPSTPSRPDAMSSSTAEGAAATAEFFMTDLYPHIYRTGDLTEWDVLSSPDCTFCNNMRSKITEMLAAEERVEAGAMSASNTATTEQREGTWYLVSTRLSQEDSTRIDSSGTPVSTTPGGTVDALIALSWDGGWHVDEVELTPAGA; encoded by the coding sequence ATGCCGCCGCGCACCTGGGACCGACGAGCCCTCGCATCGACAGCCGCCCTCTCGGTGGCAATCGCACTCGCAGGTTGCGACGGCGGCAGCAGCCCCGACCCCACGACGCCACCGGCCGTGACGGCGTCTCCAACACCCACTTCCACTCCTACGCCGACGGTTCCGAGTACCCCCTCACGACCGGACGCAATGTCCTCGTCCACCGCGGAGGGTGCCGCGGCCACGGCCGAGTTCTTCATGACCGATCTCTATCCCCACATCTACAGGACCGGTGACCTGACGGAGTGGGACGTGCTGTCGTCACCCGACTGCACGTTCTGCAACAACATGCGCTCCAAGATCACCGAGATGCTCGCAGCGGAAGAGCGCGTCGAGGCTGGCGCCATGAGCGCCAGCAACACCGCGACAACTGAGCAACGCGAGGGCACGTGGTACCTCGTGTCGACGCGCCTCTCGCAGGAGGATTCGACCCGCATCGACAGCTCCGGCACCCCCGTGAGCACGACGCCCGGCGGCACCGTCGACGCTCTGATCGCTCTCTCCTGGGATGGCGGCTGGCATGTGGACGAGGTCGAACTGACTCCCGCGGGAGCGTGA